Genomic segment of Pseudomonadota bacterium:
CGCATTTCCGGGCCTTGCGACCACCGACGATTCCTCTTTCGCGACTGCGGACATCCCTTTTTCAGTGGACTCCTCCAACGTCGAGGCTGCCTCCGATGCGGCGGTCGCGGTGAGCGTGGACGTGGACTCCTCCGACATACGCAACGAGAAGCCTCATGCGATGGCCATCTTCTACCCCAAGGGAGGTGTGCTTTCGTCCAATCTTGAGACGAGGTGGTTCGACGTGGTGATAAGGTCAAAGGGCGGCGCATGCAGCGGCCACATGTGGCTCTACTTCGACCAAGTCTATGTGCACGACTTCCTCAAGGGGATGGCCGGCGCAGGCCACGACGTGGGCGACGGCGCCTGGGCAGGATACAAGCTCGCGGACGGCGACAGCCTCTACACCGCGACGATCCCGTCGACCGCGGTCGGCGTGATCTCGGCAGGGAGCTGGATGCCGGAGAAACCGGTGGGATCCGGCGTGAGCGAGTGGACCGGCGACAACGGCGTGACATACGATCAGTCCGATCTCTCGGCGCCGGGCGGCACGGGATCGGTGACCGGCGACCTCTCCGCGTTCTCCAGCCTGGGCCCGACTGCCGACGGCCGCACGAAGCCTGACATCGTGGCGCCGGGAGAGCCTATCATTGCAGCCCTGGCCGAAGACGCATTCGTCTCCAACTCCGTCAAAGTCGGCGGCGACCACTTCAAGAACGCGGGCACCTCCATGTCGTCGCCGCACGCGGCCGGCGTCGTTGCGCTTCTTCTGCAGCGCAACAACACCCTCACGGTGGACCAGGTGCGGGCCGCCCTCAGGACAGGCGCCACGACTGCGGGCATGACGGCAAAGAGCCCTGATCCTGAGAACAGCTTTGGCGCAGGCAAGATAGATGCTGTGGAGGTGCTGAAATCAGCAGTGGAGGACACCTCCGCATACAGCGGCACAGGCGACCTCAACGGCCAGGATGGCGGGAGCGGCGGCTGCGGGCTCGTGGATGCGAAGGGCTCCCAAGCAGCGATGCCGATGGCGCTGATATTGTGTCTTGCGCTTATCGTCATCCCACGGGGCCTGAAAAAAGTCTATAAAATACAATAAGTTATCTGGCTACCTGAATTTTTTCAGCAATCATCAAAAAAACCACGAAACCTTTGCGCCCCTTTGCCGAGAACAAAGGTGCAAGTGGCTTTATGCAAAAAAACCTTGCAAATACGTCATGTGATGCATATTAATTCAATTTAACGGCATAAATTTTCACTGCTGAAAGGAGATCGAGATGGACGGACCTTACGGGAGAAGGATTTTTGCGGATGCGGGTAAAAGCCTTTTTGCGCTCAGCGCGGGCAACGGTGCGGTCGCTGAACCGGTGGTCAACGACTCGAAGGCAGACAAGAGCTCCTACGCCGGCGAGCCGAGCCTGTTCGACAGGTTCATCTGCTTTATGTCCGGCATGGCATACACCATGGGCAGCGAGATAGATGCGAACGGACAGTGCCAGGTGAAGGGTGAGCTCATGCAGAGGAACTATCGCGGCAGGTGATTCGCTTCAGTCTTTATCCGTGATCTCATGCAGAGGATCCCGCGGCGGAGCATTCCCCGCGGGATCTTTTTGCGTCTTGAGTTTCCGCCAGTCGTCGGCGACCGGGGAGAAGATTCCCGAGAGCGGCCGTCTCACGAGATAGACCTCGTCCGCCCCTGACCGGCGGATGTAGGTGCTTCCGTAGTCGGGCCCGCTCTTGCCTATGACCAGTTCGGCGACGGGGCTCCCCCCCTTGTCGACGAGGCGCACCTCAAGCCCCGCGGCCCCGACCTGGAAGAGATCCCTCCTCTTTGGATTCGTCGAAACGACTATGCCCCTCTCGAGCCCGCCGAATACCCCAAGGGCCGTTGAGACCCTTGAGCTGTCCGCCTCGCCCCAGAGCCGATCGGGGATCTCGCGGCCCTCCTTCGCGTACAGTTCCCTCTTCAGCGGGGTCGCGTCTTCAGAGACCCTCCAGCAGCCGCCCGCGCGCTCCAGGACCGCGCCGTCGAGGAGCTGCGAGAGTTCGATCCGCTCCACGTTCGCGCCCTCGAATCCCGGGATGAGCGGCTCCGCGGATGCGTCGTCGGACCTAGGCCTCACCGGGCTCTCGAAGATGAGGACGATGGCGGCGGCTGCGATCGCCGCTGCGAGATATGTGGCAGGCCTTGGTATCTTCATGACCGATCAGGATGCCCCGGAGTATTTGGAGTCGATCGTCCGCCTGCGCCTTTTGCGGAGCAGGGCCGTGGTGAGGCCCAGCGCCCCCGCTGCGAGAGGGCCCGCCGCGACGTTGGACCAGCGCAGCAGCCGCTTTGCGCCGTCTGGGAGGATGGCGATCGGCCTGCGCGTCCCCTCGCGCGAGCGGATCCCCACGAGCGCGTCGCTCATGGTGAGATAGTCCAGCGCGTTCTGAAAGAGCGCCGCGTTCTGCGGGAAGCTCACCAGGAACCTGTCCATGATCCAGCGGGACGAGCCTGCGACGAACAGCCGGGCATCGGCGCTCCCCTCCGCTATGACTGCAGCGCCCCTCGGGGGGAGCCGGCCGGTGCCGGAGAAATAGCTGTGCAGCGGCCCGGCCACGACGGCCGCGATCGTCTGCGCCGAGAGCGCGCCCCGTGCGAGTGCCTCCGACGCTCCTCTCGGATCGAGGTCCGCCCCGTCGATCGGCACGCCGGCGCCGGCGCCGGTGCTGCGCGCTACCCACGACTCTTCGGCTCCGGCGGAGAGGCCGATGGGCGAGGTCCACGGGAAGACCGCAGACCTCAGGTCCGCGGCGAGCGGGAGGGTCCTGTTGAAGCCCTCGCCCGTCACCTCGGGCCAGAACGGGTATGGCATGTGGTAGGTCACCGGTCCGCCCCCGAAGGCGGCGGTCGCGTTCGACTCATCGAGCACCAGCGAGTCCTCCACCCGGGCCCCGTAGTGCGCGATCATGGGCAGGGCGTCGCTCTCGATCGGCGACATCTTGAGCTTCGCGTCGACCTCTGCGCGGTCGATCATGGCGAGCGCCCTTCCGCCCCGCATGAGGTACTGGTCGATCGTGAAGAGGTCGTCGTTGGAGAGCTTCCCGGGCGAGATGAGCACGAGCGCCGAGATGCGGGCAGGATCGATATCTTCAGTTCGGCCGAAGCCCGTCTCCGCGACGCGGTATCGCCTCGAGATCGCCTCCCTCACGAACCCGTAGGGCGAAACCTCGTCCTCCCTGCGCTTCCCCTCCCACCAGGCGATCGCGGGGAGATCTCCTGAGGAGACCTTGATGAGCGACTCCGCGATCTCGTACTCGAGGTTGGCGGCGCTGTGCACGACCGGGATCGTCTCCTGC
This window contains:
- a CDS encoding DUF4340 domain-containing protein; this translates as MKIPRPATYLAAAIAAAAIVLIFESPVRPRSDDASAEPLIPGFEGANVERIELSQLLDGAVLERAGGCWRVSEDATPLKRELYAKEGREIPDRLWGEADSSRVSTALGVFGGLERGIVVSTNPKRRDLFQVGAAGLEVRLVDKGGSPVAELVIGKSGPDYGSTYIRRSGADEVYLVRRPLSGIFSPVADDWRKLKTQKDPAGNAPPRDPLHEITDKD
- a CDS encoding GldG family protein, with the translated sequence LRMKKLGMKTKTITIILTMLAAAIALGTINYLASRRPLRLDLTDTGAFSLSDATRRIVEGLDDVATVRVYFSNPLPSALAAVRRDVDDLLSELRDAGRGKIKVEHMDPASSPMEEQRAALMGIVPVQLNVFDGDRVEVARVWLGIAVLHGDRQETIPVVHSAANLEYEIAESLIKVSSGDLPAIAWWEGKRREDEVSPYGFVREAISRRYRVAETGFGRTEDIDPARISALVLISPGKLSNDDLFTIDQYLMRGGRALAMIDRAEVDAKLKMSPIESDALPMIAHYGARVEDSLVLDESNATAAFGGGPVTYHMPYPFWPEVTGEGFNRTLPLAADLRSAVFPWTSPIGLSAGAEESWVARSTGAGAGVPIDGADLDPRGASEALARGALSAQTIAAVVAGPLHSYFSGTGRLPPRGAAVIAEGSADARLFVAGSSRWIMDRFLVSFPQNAALFQNALDYLTMSDALVGIRSREGTRRPIAILPDGAKRLLRWSNVAAGPLAAGALGLTTALLRKRRRRTIDSKYSGAS